Genomic DNA from Cloacibacillus sp.:
GACGCGGCATCCTCTCGCCGTCAGGCTTCGTATGATATTCTCTTTTACGCCGTAATCCATAAGGGCTATCGTTGCGGCGCCGTCGCCGTAAACTTCCGCTTTCCTGCACGAAACCTCGGAGACGAGGCTCTCTTCGAGCGCCGAAGCAAGCGGCGCGACAGGTGCGATATCCAGACGCCCCATCATCGAACCGCAGGCTCTTATCTTCAAAATAAGCTGTCGCGTATCTATCTCGGAAACCAGCGGACGCCCGTTCTCCGCCATCCATGAACTAAGCGATCCAAAACGTCCATTTTCCGTCTCATCAAGGCGCGTCGTCAGGGCTGCGCGTACCCAGGCTCGTCGTCCCTCAAGATTTTCCTTATCAACGCCGTATACTCCTATCGGCGGGAAGGCAAAAACCACTATCTGCCCGTTATAAGACGGGTCCGTCAACGTCTGCGGATATCCGCAGCTAGCCGTAGTAAAAACGACCTCTCCCTCAACCGGTTCGCTTATGCTGCCCACACCCTGAAAAACCGTGCCGTCGCTCAGCGTCAGAAAAATCTTTTTTTCCATAATTTTCGCGCACTCCTTCAATAAAAATGAACTTGAATAATAGTTTGGTTAATTTATTATACTAACCACGTGTTCAAAGTTCCAGAGTATTATAGCCCGAAGAAGAAAAACGTCAAGCCCTATCTTTAATAAAAAGCCGGACTGCTCGCAAGTTCAAGCGGTTGCACAAATTTTGCGGGCATGAGAAAACGAAACGGCCCTTTGTCGCTTTTGCGCTTTGCACAGGCGCGCTGCGCTCTATAATGATAAGGACAGAAAAGATAAGGAGGCCCGAAAATGAAATACAGCTTTGCTCCGCTTGCCGGTGAAAATTCCAAAATACTGATACTTGGCTCACTTCCGGGAGAAAAATCTCTACAGATGTCGCGTTATTACGCACATCCGCATAACCACTTCTGGAAGACCCTTTATAAAATATACGGGCAAACGATGCCCGACGATTTTGACGCAAGATACAAGTTCATCTTA
This window encodes:
- a CDS encoding carbamoyl phosphate synthase small subunit, producing the protein MEKKIFLTLSDGTVFQGVGSISEPVEGEVVFTTASCGYPQTLTDPSYNGQIVVFAFPPIGVYGVDKENLEGRRAWVRAALTTRLDETENGRFGSLSSWMAENGRPLVSEIDTRQLILKIRACGSMMGRLDIAPVAPLASALEESLVSEVSCRKAEVYGDGAATIALMDYGVKENIIRSLTARGCRVIRLPHDTTAEDVLASGADGILLSNGPGDPAVLDGEAAEIAKMLGRLPILGVCLGNQLLARACGASTKKLPFGHRGANQPVLELSTGRGLLTSQNHQYAVDGDSLAGTELETAYTHLGDGTVEGLRHRRYDAVSVQFHPEASPGPQDASYIFDNFIDRVKAAETM